The following proteins are encoded in a genomic region of Streptosporangiales bacterium:
- a CDS encoding ComF family protein, whose translation MLAGLLDLVLPLWCAGCGRVPGRLCAGCTSRLAAPAYAAEPRPPPPGLPPVWAAAPYDGPVRAALLTYKERGRHGLAGPLGAALARALAAAAPSDHAAPVLVVPVPSTRQRLRERGYDPLAGLVTRALGHARDGPDRWRYAPVLRHVRRVADQSGLDARARSANLAGALGVARADVGAVAGRSAVVADDVLTTGATLAEAARALRAAGAEVVGAAVLAATPRRF comes from the coding sequence CTGCTCGCCGGTCTCCTCGACCTGGTGCTGCCGCTGTGGTGCGCGGGCTGCGGGCGGGTGCCCGGCCGGCTCTGCGCCGGCTGCACCTCCCGGCTCGCCGCCCCGGCGTACGCGGCGGAGCCGCGGCCGCCGCCGCCGGGGCTCCCGCCGGTGTGGGCCGCGGCGCCGTACGACGGGCCGGTGCGCGCCGCGCTGCTCACCTACAAGGAGCGCGGCCGGCACGGGCTCGCCGGTCCGCTGGGCGCGGCGCTGGCACGTGCCCTGGCCGCGGCCGCGCCGTCCGATCACGCGGCGCCGGTGCTGGTCGTGCCCGTGCCCTCGACCCGGCAGCGACTGCGTGAGCGCGGGTACGACCCGCTCGCCGGGCTCGTCACCCGGGCGCTCGGGCACGCGCGCGACGGGCCCGACCGGTGGCGGTACGCGCCGGTGCTCCGCCACGTGCGGCGGGTCGCCGACCAGTCGGGGCTCGACGCGCGGGCCAGGTCTGCCAACCTCGCGGGTGCGCTCGGGGTCGCGCGGGCCGACGTCGGCGCGGTCGCCGGGCGGTCCGCGGTCGTCGCCGACGACGTGCTCACCACCGGCGCCACCCTGGCCGAAGCGGCACGCGCGCTGCGTGCGGCCGGCGCCGAGGTCGTCGGTGCCGCCGTCCTGGCCGCGACGCCCCGCCGGTTCTGA
- the raiA gene encoding ribosome-associated translation inhibitor RaiA has translation MRAATQHDAPRATSGNGRSSRPPVESSMSRGGGSSVQIVVKGRHVKVQDRFRRHVTEKLTKVERLVDGAVALDVLVSKERNPRQASVSDRVEITARSPGLVVRAEARAADQYSAYDSAWAKLESRLRKLKDKRKIHRGSRSPVSVATATAPLADGLVEPSANGTSPGDEHDSEDQSIVPVEMEGDGPLVVREKSHPAGPMSIDQALLAMELVGHDFYLFRDTATDKPSVVYRRRGYDYGVIRLEEERATQEA, from the coding sequence ATGCGCGCGGCCACACAGCACGATGCCCCGCGGGCTACCAGCGGAAACGGCCGTTCCTCACGCCCACCGGTCGAGTCGAGCATGTCGCGAGGAGGGGGATCGTCCGTGCAGATCGTTGTCAAGGGACGTCACGTCAAGGTGCAGGACCGGTTTCGTCGGCATGTGACCGAGAAACTGACCAAGGTGGAGCGGCTCGTCGACGGCGCCGTCGCACTCGACGTGCTGGTCTCGAAGGAACGCAACCCGAGGCAGGCGAGCGTCTCGGACAGGGTCGAGATCACGGCGCGCTCCCCCGGGCTCGTCGTGCGGGCCGAGGCGCGGGCCGCCGACCAGTACTCCGCCTACGACAGCGCGTGGGCGAAGCTGGAGTCGCGCCTGCGCAAGCTGAAGGACAAGCGCAAGATCCACCGCGGGTCGAGGTCTCCGGTGTCGGTGGCCACCGCGACGGCGCCGCTCGCCGACGGACTCGTCGAGCCCTCCGCCAACGGCACGTCACCCGGCGACGAGCATGACTCCGAGGACCAATCGATCGTCCCCGTCGAGATGGAAGGCGACGGTCCGCTCGTCGTCAGGGAGAAGTCCCACCCCGCGGGCCCCATGTCGATCGACCAGGCGCTGCTCGCCATGGAGCTGGTCGGCCACGACTTCTACCTCTTCCGCGACACCGCGACCGACAAGCCGAGCGTCGTCTACCGCCGGCGCGGCTACGATTACGGCGTCATCCGCCTCGAGGAGGAGCGGGCCACGCAGGAGGCGTAG
- a CDS encoding response regulator — protein MTPRTNRSSPSRWKATVRSSSGRSPTPRAPCRSTRRCSPWSWSATTSTSSATPRPTSRASSTAGAATITASSASRRSGPRRRRRRLGAPRQLGRLTLQTPTQGSLPTPAAPAPDAQTDPIRVLIVDDHALFRRGLDLTLRQEGDIEVVGEASDGREAVRQAVDLLPDVILLDVRMPRGHGIDACSAIHSEVPSAKLVILTISDEEADLFEAVKAGASGYLLKSIPVDEIASAVRAVHGGHSLIPPSMASKLLTEFAAIAKRADGARQQLPAPRLTDREMQVLELVARGMSNRDIAADLTISENTVKNHVRNILDKLQLHSRMEAALYAVRAKLFDAQ, from the coding sequence ATGACTCCGAGGACCAATCGATCGTCCCCGTCGAGATGGAAGGCGACGGTCCGCTCGTCGTCAGGGAGAAGTCCCACCCCGCGGGCCCCATGTCGATCGACCAGGCGCTGCTCGCCATGGAGCTGGTCGGCCACGACTTCTACCTCTTCCGCGACACCGCGACCGACAAGCCGAGCGTCGTCTACCGCCGGCGCGGCTACGATTACGGCGTCATCCGCCTCGAGGAGGAGCGGGCCACGCAGGAGGCGTAGGCGACTCGGCGCGCCCCGGCAACTGGGAAGGCTGACCTTGCAGACCCCGACGCAGGGCTCCTTGCCGACGCCCGCCGCCCCTGCGCCGGACGCGCAGACCGACCCGATCCGGGTGCTCATCGTCGACGACCACGCGCTGTTCCGGCGCGGCCTCGACCTCACCCTCCGCCAGGAGGGCGACATCGAGGTCGTCGGCGAGGCGTCCGACGGGCGCGAGGCGGTGCGGCAGGCCGTCGACCTGCTGCCCGACGTCATCCTGCTCGATGTCCGCATGCCGCGCGGACACGGCATCGACGCCTGCTCGGCCATCCACTCCGAGGTGCCGAGCGCGAAGCTCGTGATCCTGACGATCAGCGACGAGGAGGCCGACCTCTTCGAGGCGGTCAAGGCCGGGGCGTCCGGCTACCTGCTCAAGTCGATCCCCGTCGACGAGATCGCGTCGGCCGTCCGTGCGGTGCACGGCGGGCACTCGCTGATCCCGCCGTCGATGGCGTCGAAGCTGCTCACCGAGTTCGCGGCCATCGCGAAGCGGGCCGACGGTGCACGCCAGCAGCTGCCCGCCCCCCGGCTCACCGACCGTGAGATGCAGGTGCTCGAGCTCGTGGCGCGGGGGATGAGCAACCGCGACATCGCCGCCGACCTCACCATCTCCGAGAACACCGTGAAGAACCACGTGCGCAACATCCTCGACAAGCTGCAGCTCCACTCACGCATGGAGGCGGCGCTGTACGCGGTCCGCGCGAAGCTCTTCGACGCGCAATGA
- a CDS encoding MFS transporter, whose translation MANATRAGRRAWLGLVVLLLPALLVSMDLSVLFMALPFLSADLGPSSGQLLWILDVYGFCLAGLLLTMGTLGDRIGRRRLLLAGAVAFGLASVIAAYATSAEMLIATRALLGIAGATLAPSTLSLIRTMFPDPRQRRTAIGAWTSAFAGGAVVGPIAGGLLLEYFWWGSVFLVNVPVMLLLLVLGRMLLPESRDPSPGRFDLAGAGMSLAAVLAVIYGVKRFAEHGADPWAGASLVAGLAVGALFVVRQRRLSEPALDVRLFRHRAFSISIVTGTIAILAVAGSGLYTTQYLQLVHGMRPFTAALCNLPVVAGMLVGVTVATMLVRRVRPGTVVGLGLAVCALGFAVIALVDVESHVALLLGGATLMVAGVGMATTLATDMVIATAPPTRAGAASALSETGNELGGALGIAVLGSIGAAVYRSELSGTSPAGLPANVASAARDTLGGAVHVADSLPEPLAGALVRAAREAFVGGMQVVAVVSAAGLAVAAVLAAIWLRRVRTDDAAHVSPDVDEPAPVS comes from the coding sequence ATGGCGAACGCGACCCGCGCCGGCCGGCGCGCCTGGCTCGGCCTGGTCGTCCTGCTCCTCCCCGCCCTGCTGGTGTCGATGGACCTGTCGGTGCTGTTCATGGCGCTGCCGTTCCTGAGCGCGGACCTCGGGCCGAGCAGCGGTCAGCTGCTGTGGATCCTCGACGTGTACGGCTTCTGCCTGGCCGGCCTGCTGCTCACGATGGGCACGCTCGGCGACCGGATCGGACGGCGCCGGCTGCTGCTCGCCGGCGCGGTCGCGTTCGGGCTGGCGTCGGTCATCGCGGCGTACGCGACGAGCGCCGAGATGCTCATCGCGACCCGGGCCCTGCTCGGCATCGCCGGCGCGACGCTGGCGCCCTCGACCCTGTCGCTGATCCGCACGATGTTCCCCGACCCGCGGCAGCGCCGCACCGCGATCGGCGCATGGACGTCCGCGTTCGCCGGGGGCGCCGTGGTCGGCCCGATCGCGGGTGGACTGCTGCTCGAGTACTTCTGGTGGGGCTCGGTGTTCCTCGTCAACGTCCCGGTCATGCTGCTGCTCCTCGTGCTCGGCCGGATGCTGCTGCCGGAGTCCCGCGACCCGAGCCCGGGACGCTTCGACCTCGCGGGGGCGGGCATGTCACTCGCCGCGGTGCTCGCGGTGATCTACGGGGTCAAGCGGTTCGCCGAGCACGGCGCGGACCCGTGGGCCGGCGCCTCCCTGGTCGCCGGTCTCGCCGTGGGCGCGCTGTTCGTCGTCCGCCAGCGCCGACTCAGCGAGCCGGCGCTCGACGTGCGACTGTTCCGGCACCGGGCGTTCAGCATCTCGATCGTCACCGGCACGATCGCCATCCTCGCGGTGGCGGGCTCCGGCCTGTACACGACGCAGTACCTCCAGCTCGTCCACGGGATGCGGCCGTTCACCGCCGCCCTGTGCAACCTGCCGGTGGTCGCCGGCATGCTCGTCGGCGTCACCGTCGCGACCATGCTGGTGCGCAGGGTCAGGCCGGGAACGGTCGTCGGCCTCGGCCTCGCCGTCTGTGCCCTCGGCTTCGCCGTGATCGCCCTCGTCGACGTCGAGTCGCACGTGGCCCTGCTGCTCGGCGGCGCGACGCTCATGGTCGCCGGCGTCGGCATGGCGACGACCCTGGCCACCGACATGGTCATCGCCACGGCACCGCCGACCAGGGCCGGCGCCGCGTCAGCGCTCTCCGAGACCGGCAACGAGCTGGGCGGCGCCCTGGGCATCGCCGTGCTCGGCAGCATCGGCGCCGCGGTCTACCGGTCGGAACTCTCCGGCACCTCACCCGCCGGCCTGCCGGCGAACGTCGCGTCGGCCGCCCGGGACACGCTCGGTGGCGCGGTGCACGTCGCCGACTCCCTGCCCGAGCCGCTGGCAGGCGCGCTCGTCCGGGCCGCGCGCGAGGCGTTCGTCGGCGGCATGCAGGTCGTCGCCGTCGTCAGCGCCGCCGGCCTCGCGGTCGCAGCGGTCCTGGCCGCGATCTGGCTGCGGCGCGTCCGGACCGACGACGCGGCGCACGTCTCACCCGACGTCGACGAGCCGGCGCCGGTGTCATGA
- a CDS encoding TetR family transcriptional regulator yields MGHREDLLVGALRCLTERGYARTTARDIVAASGTNLASIGYHFGSKDALLYEALMAIFDQWGDQIDVATADDDASPLERFGSMFGSIVASFANGHEMLVASIEVMAQAERVPQIREHFRDDYEQAREELAASVLADAEPVDDESARAVGSFVLALLNGLALQWMIDPERAPSGADMVTALRVLAGREASAAGDGS; encoded by the coding sequence ATGGGACACCGAGAGGACCTGCTGGTCGGCGCCCTGCGCTGCCTCACCGAGCGCGGCTACGCCCGCACGACCGCACGCGACATCGTCGCGGCGTCCGGCACCAACCTCGCGTCGATCGGCTACCACTTCGGCTCGAAGGACGCCCTGCTGTACGAGGCCCTGATGGCGATCTTCGACCAGTGGGGCGACCAGATCGACGTGGCCACGGCGGACGACGACGCGAGCCCGCTCGAGCGGTTCGGGTCGATGTTCGGCAGCATCGTGGCGTCGTTCGCGAACGGTCACGAGATGCTCGTCGCGAGCATCGAGGTGATGGCGCAGGCCGAGCGGGTGCCCCAGATCCGCGAGCACTTCCGCGACGACTACGAGCAGGCACGCGAGGAGCTGGCCGCCTCCGTGCTGGCCGACGCCGAGCCCGTGGACGACGAGTCCGCGCGTGCCGTCGGGTCGTTCGTGCTCGCCCTGCTGAACGGCCTCGCCCTGCAGTGGATGATCGACCCCGAGCGTGCGCCGTCGGGCGCCGACATGGTGACCGCGCTCCGCGTGCTCGCCGGTCGCGAGGCGAGCGCGGCCGGGGACGGGTCGTAA